The following proteins are co-located in the Castor canadensis chromosome 5, mCasCan1.hap1v2, whole genome shotgun sequence genome:
- the Oxt gene encoding oxytocin-neurophysin 1, translated as MAGPSLACCLLGLLALTSACYIQNCPLGGKRAALDLDVRKCLPCGPGGKGRCFGPSICCGDELGCFVGTAEALRCQEENYLPSPCQSGQKPCGSGGRCAARGICCSPDGCRTDPACDPEAAFSER; from the exons ATGGCCGGTCCCAGTCTCGCCTGCTGCCTGCTCGGCCTCCTGGCCCTGACCTCCGCCTGCTACATCCAGAACTGCCCCTTGGGCGGCAAGAGGGCTGCGCTGGACCTCGACGTTCGCAAG TGCCTCCCCTGCGGCCCCGGGGGCAAAGGGCGCTGCTTCGGGCCCAGCATCTGCTGCGGGGACGAGCTGGGCTGCTTCGTGGGCACCGCCGAGGCGCTGCGCTGCCAGGAGGAGAACTACCTGCCGTCGCCCTGCCAGTCGGGCCAGAAGCCGTGCGGGAGCGGCGGCCGCTGCGCCGCCCGCGGCATCTGCTGCAGCCCGG ACGGCTGCCGCACCGACCCCGCCTGCGACCCCGAGGCCGCCTTCTCAGAGCGCTGA
- the Mrps26 gene encoding small ribosomal subunit protein mS26, translating into MLRALSDLGWRPLYRPPALLLLPARGRKTRQDPPAKSKVGRVKTPPAVDPAEFFVLTERYREYRQTVRALRVEFVSEVRKKVQEALTGVVAERKAQEDAAEHRRLMAWNLAENRRLHELRVARLRQEALEQEQRQAEEQARRALEEQARVQRKQQEVLQLQEEAKNFITRENLDARIEEALDSPKSYNWAITREGLVVRPQHGGS; encoded by the exons ATGCTGCGCGCGTTGAGCGACCTGGGCTGGCGGCCCCTGTACAGGCCTCCCGCCCTGCTGCTGCTTCCCGCACGTGGCCGCAAGACCCGCCAAGACCCGCCTGCCAAGTCCAAGGTCGGACGCGTGAAGACGCCGCCCGCGGTGGACCCCGCGGAGTTCTTCGTACTGACGGAGCGCTACCGGGAGTACCGCCAGACGGTGCGTGCCCTCAG GGTGGAATTCGTGTCCGAGGTGCGGAAGAAGGTGCAGGAGGCCCTGACCGGCGTCGTGGCTGAGCGCAAGGCGCAGGAGGATGCCGCCGAGCACCGGAGGCTGATGGCCTGGAACCTGGCGGAGAACCGGCGGCTGCACGAACTGCG GGTGGCAAGGCTGCGGCAGGAGGCGCTGGAACAGGAGCAGCGGCAGGCGGAGGAGCAGGCCCGCCGGGCGCTGGAAGAACAGGCCCGGGTGCAGCGCAAGCAGCAGGAAGTGTTGCAACTGCAG GAGGAGGCGAAAAACTTCATCACTAGGGAGAATCTGGATGCACGGATAGAAGAAGCATTGGACTCCCCAAAGAGCTACAACTGGGCCATCACCAGAGAGGGGCTGGTGGTTAGGCCACAGCACGGAGGCTCCTAG